The following coding sequences are from one SAR86 cluster bacterium window:
- a CDS encoding iron-sulfur cluster assembly scaffold protein: MAYSQKVVDKFEKTLKNPEGASVGRWKPGDKDFHRVGTGIVGAPACGDVMKLQIKCENVDDKNVIVDAKFKTYGCGSAIASSGQLIDMLKGKTLEEAQKISNQEIVDILELPAIKIHCSVLAEEAIHRAIDDFKSRRNND; this comes from the coding sequence ATGGCTTATTCGCAAAAAGTTGTAGATAAATTTGAAAAAACATTAAAGAATCCAGAAGGAGCTAGTGTTGGCAGGTGGAAGCCCGGCGACAAAGACTTCCATAGGGTAGGGACAGGGATAGTTGGAGCTCCTGCTTGTGGTGATGTAATGAAGCTTCAAATTAAATGTGAAAATGTTGATGACAAGAATGTAATTGTAGATGCAAAGTTCAAAACTTATGGATGTGGCTCTGCAATAGCATCCAGCGGTCAATTGATTGATATGCTTAAAGGCAAAACTTTGGAAGAGGCTCAAAAAATTTCTAATCAAGAAATTGTTGATATTTTAGAACTTCCGGCAATTAAAATTCATTGTAGCGTTCTAGCAGAAGAAGCTATTCATCGTGCTATAGATGATTTTAAAAGTCGAAGAAATAATGATTAA
- the iscX gene encoding Fe-S cluster assembly protein IscX → MKWTDTYEIVDELIENHSDIDPEKILFTDLRYLVFNIKGFEDDFEKCNERILEAIQATWIDELD, encoded by the coding sequence ATGAAATGGACCGATACGTATGAGATTGTCGATGAGTTAATCGAGAACCACTCTGACATAGATCCTGAGAAAATTCTTTTCACAGACTTAAGATATTTAGTTTTTAATATTAAAGGGTTTGAAGATGACTTTGAAAAATGTAATGAGAGAATCTTAGAAGCAATCCAAGCAACATGGATAGATGAATTAGATTAA
- the hisS gene encoding histidine--tRNA ligase gives MKKIQKIRGAHEINPSEAKKWSETTKKIISFFESYSYEEIRLPIIENTDLFSRSVGEETDIVNKEMFSFESKSGKSLSLRPEGTASCLRAAIEMGLTDLGPQRLYYHGPMYRYERPQKGRNREFYQLSIEAYGFKKFNIELEMIDLSYKLFSHLNLFEPILEINSLGSEASQKKFSDALKEYLLPLKDKLDLDSQKRLSLNTLRILDSKNPETQKLLKKGPKLSQFIETHSLEKFEELKEEISKKNIPFIINENLVRGLDYYNDVVYEWKSNQLGSQNTFCAGGRYDSLSKKLGGRDISAAGFSIGLDRLMLVIPDDSFKKLKKKIMIIILEDSFYSFGASLADKLRSQFQQLSVRYDGFESNLKVQLKKLIKENYDFVIILGKEEIKNKLLSFKDLTKSDNQVSLPEQEIFKILEKNLKI, from the coding sequence ATGAAAAAAATACAAAAAATAAGAGGTGCTCACGAGATAAATCCCAGCGAAGCAAAAAAATGGAGTGAAACAACCAAAAAAATAATTAGTTTTTTTGAATCCTATTCCTACGAAGAAATAAGATTACCAATTATTGAAAATACGGATTTATTCTCAAGATCAGTAGGGGAAGAAACTGACATTGTGAACAAAGAAATGTTCAGCTTTGAGAGTAAAAGCGGGAAATCTTTATCTCTTAGACCCGAGGGAACAGCAAGTTGCCTAAGAGCCGCCATTGAAATGGGTCTTACCGATTTAGGACCTCAAAGACTTTATTATCACGGTCCAATGTATAGGTATGAGAGACCGCAGAAAGGGAGAAATAGAGAATTTTATCAATTAAGTATCGAAGCTTATGGATTTAAGAAATTCAATATCGAATTAGAAATGATCGATTTATCTTATAAGTTATTTTCTCATTTAAATTTATTCGAACCGATTTTAGAAATTAATTCATTGGGATCGGAAGCCAGTCAAAAAAAATTTTCTGATGCTTTAAAAGAGTATCTATTACCTCTTAAAGATAAACTCGACCTAGATAGTCAAAAGAGACTATCATTAAATACTTTAAGAATTTTAGATTCAAAGAATCCTGAAACTCAAAAATTATTAAAAAAGGGACCAAAACTTTCTCAATTTATTGAAACTCATTCTCTAGAGAAATTTGAAGAATTAAAAGAAGAAATCTCCAAAAAAAACATACCTTTTATCATTAACGAAAATTTAGTCAGAGGATTAGATTATTACAATGATGTAGTTTATGAATGGAAATCCAATCAACTTGGGAGTCAAAATACTTTTTGTGCTGGGGGAAGATATGATTCCTTATCAAAAAAATTAGGGGGAAGAGATATCTCTGCAGCAGGTTTTTCAATTGGTCTAGATAGGCTAATGCTCGTGATCCCTGACGACTCTTTTAAGAAGTTAAAGAAAAAAATTATGATCATAATTTTAGAGGATAGTTTTTATTCTTTTGGGGCTAGTCTTGCGGATAAATTAAGAAGTCAATTCCAACAATTATCTGTAAGATACGATGGCTTTGAGTCCAATCTTAAAGTTCAATTAAAAAAACTGATAAAGGAAAATTATGATTTTGTAATTATTCTTGGTAAGGAAGAGATAAAAAATAAATTACTTTCATTCAAAGATTTAACAAAAAGTGATAACCAAGTATCACTTCCAGAACAAGAAATTTTTAAAATTTTAGAAAAAAATTTAAAAATATGA
- a CDS encoding iron-sulfur cluster assembly accessory protein, with protein MQNTISNNDFSFSESAVNHITKLLKKDKSTGVRITVKTSGCSGYAYDLSLVKEGEQDDYSGNFSDINLFIGKESFIFLKGTELDYVQNGLNSELIFNNPNISAQCGCGESFSIDQELFQKA; from the coding sequence ATGCAAAATACTATTTCAAATAATGACTTTAGTTTTTCGGAAAGCGCAGTTAATCATATTACAAAATTACTAAAGAAAGATAAATCTACTGGAGTAAGGATTACGGTTAAAACTTCTGGGTGTTCAGGGTATGCTTATGATCTCAGTTTAGTAAAAGAAGGAGAGCAAGATGACTACTCTGGTAACTTTTCTGATATAAATTTATTCATAGGCAAAGAAAGTTTTATTTTTTTGAAGGGAACAGAACTTGATTATGTCCAAAATGGACTAAATTCTGAGCTAATTTTTAATAATCCTAACATTTCAGCTCAGTGTGGTTGTGGAGAAAGTTTCAGCATTGATCAAGAGCTTTTTCAAAAAGCTTAA
- a CDS encoding FAD-dependent oxidoreductase, which translates to MDKKYLFKRNNIWWVKVAVPKRYREELGYDLRQTTGEKDLEKALLVRDKIVSELKSHFEKNPKFDTDNKDFLQKTDISDPQYFHKVVDCQYACPAHTNVPEYIRLIAQQKYTDAYMLNWESNVFPGILGRTCDRPCEPACRRTRTHDKPVAICRLKRVTYDNKGDIEDLLPEVPVVKNGKKIALIGAGPASLTVARDLLPLGYECTIFEKDSKPGGLMRTNIPSFRLPESVLDEEVYRIVKMGAELKTNSYIDDLEPLINKYDSIFIGTGAPKGKDLNLPGRKEASENIHIGIDWLTSIAFEHTKEIGKRVLVIGGGNTAMDCCRSAVRLGAKDVKVTVRSPFSRMKASDWEIEEAMEEGIPILDNTSPKEFLLDENGKLTGMKFDKMVEKDIDGVSKLVPSGEEVVYECDDVLLAIGQDNAFPWIRKDIGIEFGEWDMPVVDKTTMQSSHPKVFFGGDAAWGPENIIWAVAHGHQAAISIDNFCSNVDLLNRPDPITNLVSQKMGIHEWSYDNDISQAKRFEVPHADLSKALDDLKMEVELGFDEKLALEEAQRCLNCDMQTVFEDDLCIECDACVDICPTDCINFIDNDTEQEIRGKLRVPALNLDQSLYVSGELKTKRRMVKDEDMCVHCGLCAERCPTGAWDMKKNTYIEGHTLNNKIKVKEVA; encoded by the coding sequence ATGGATAAGAAATATTTATTTAAAAGGAACAATATTTGGTGGGTTAAAGTCGCTGTACCCAAAAGATATAGAGAAGAATTAGGTTACGATCTAAGACAAACTACCGGTGAAAAAGACTTAGAAAAAGCCCTTCTTGTTAGAGATAAAATAGTTTCTGAACTCAAATCTCATTTCGAAAAAAATCCAAAATTTGATACTGATAATAAAGATTTTTTACAAAAAACAGACATATCGGACCCTCAATATTTTCACAAGGTTGTAGATTGTCAATATGCATGTCCGGCACACACCAATGTCCCTGAATATATAAGATTAATAGCTCAACAAAAATACACTGATGCTTATATGTTGAATTGGGAATCGAATGTTTTTCCAGGAATTTTAGGAAGAACATGTGATAGACCTTGTGAGCCAGCTTGTAGAAGGACAAGAACACATGACAAACCGGTTGCAATTTGCAGACTTAAGAGAGTTACTTATGACAATAAAGGCGACATTGAAGATTTATTGCCAGAAGTCCCAGTTGTAAAAAATGGAAAAAAAATTGCTTTAATAGGTGCGGGTCCTGCATCTTTAACTGTGGCTAGAGATTTGCTGCCGTTAGGATATGAATGCACAATTTTTGAAAAGGATTCAAAACCAGGTGGTTTGATGAGGACTAACATACCCTCTTTTAGATTACCTGAATCAGTTTTAGATGAAGAAGTTTACAGAATTGTAAAAATGGGCGCAGAATTGAAAACTAATTCTTATATAGATGATCTTGAGCCTTTAATAAATAAATACGATTCAATATTTATTGGAACAGGCGCTCCAAAGGGAAAGGACTTAAATCTCCCTGGCAGAAAGGAAGCTTCTGAAAATATTCACATTGGTATCGATTGGCTAACAAGTATTGCTTTTGAACATACAAAAGAAATAGGTAAAAGAGTTTTAGTTATAGGAGGGGGTAATACTGCTATGGATTGTTGCAGATCCGCAGTTAGATTAGGTGCTAAAGATGTAAAAGTAACTGTAAGAAGTCCCTTTTCAAGAATGAAAGCTTCTGACTGGGAAATTGAAGAAGCTATGGAAGAAGGTATTCCAATTTTGGACAATACAAGCCCTAAAGAATTTCTTCTAGATGAAAATGGAAAATTAACAGGTATGAAGTTTGACAAAATGGTTGAAAAAGACATTGATGGTGTTTCTAAACTAGTTCCAAGTGGAGAAGAAGTAGTTTATGAATGCGATGATGTACTCTTAGCGATTGGCCAAGATAATGCGTTCCCTTGGATTAGAAAAGACATTGGTATTGAATTCGGTGAATGGGACATGCCTGTAGTAGATAAAACTACTATGCAGTCTTCTCATCCTAAAGTTTTCTTTGGTGGAGACGCAGCTTGGGGTCCTGAAAATATTATTTGGGCAGTAGCTCACGGACATCAGGCAGCAATTTCTATAGATAATTTTTGTTCAAATGTTGATTTGCTTAACAGACCAGACCCTATAACAAACTTGGTTAGCCAAAAAATGGGAATTCACGAATGGTCTTATGATAATGACATATCGCAAGCTAAGAGATTCGAAGTGCCACATGCAGATCTTTCTAAAGCTCTTGATGATTTAAAAATGGAAGTCGAGCTTGGGTTTGATGAAAAGCTTGCTCTAGAAGAAGCGCAAAGATGCTTAAACTGCGACATGCAAACCGTTTTCGAGGATGACTTATGTATCGAATGTGATGCTTGCGTAGATATTTGCCCCACAGATTGTATTAATTTTATCGATAATGATACTGAACAAGAGATCAGAGGTAAGTTAAGGGTGCCAGCATTAAATCTTGATCAAAGTCTATACGTGTCCGGTGAGCTGAAAACTAAAAGAAGAATGGTTAAAGACGAAGATATGTGCGTTCACTGTGGCCTTTGTGCTGAAAGATGTCCAACCGGTGCTTGGGATATGAAAAAAAATACTTATATTGAAGGGCACACTTTGAATAATAAGATTAAGGTCAAAGAAGTAGCCTAA
- the ndk gene encoding nucleoside-diphosphate kinase produces the protein MEKTLCIIKPDAVKNFFVEDINKLIKSNGLKIINSKRIKLSKKIAEDFYSEHAKRPFFSELVEFMTSDFSVVQILQGEDAISRYRKLMGATNPEDAEEGTLRAKFAESLSKNAVHGSDSPDSAIREIDIMSKIFD, from the coding sequence ATGGAAAAAACACTTTGCATAATAAAGCCTGACGCTGTAAAAAATTTTTTTGTTGAGGATATCAATAAGTTAATTAAATCTAATGGCTTAAAAATTATTAATTCAAAACGAATAAAATTATCAAAAAAAATTGCAGAAGATTTTTATTCGGAGCATGCAAAAAGACCATTCTTTTCTGAACTAGTTGAATTTATGACTTCAGATTTTTCAGTTGTTCAGATATTACAAGGAGAAGATGCGATTTCAAGATATAGAAAACTTATGGGAGCCACTAATCCAGAAGATGCCGAAGAAGGGACTCTAAGAGCAAAGTTTGCAGAATCTCTATCTAAAAATGCAGTTCATGGTTCAGATTCACCTGACTCAGCGATAAGAGAAATTGATATAATGTCGAAAATTTTCGACTAA
- a CDS encoding IscS subfamily cysteine desulfurase codes for MKPLYFDYASTTPVDQRVIEKMKSCLSIDGNFGNPGSRSHAFGWQAEELVEEARINVAELLNCDPREIIWTSGATESDNLAIKGAAYFYKDKGKHIITSKIEHKAVLDTCRQLESEGFEVTYLETNEKGLVSLESIENNLRDDTSLVSLMHINNEIGVLNDIDEIGELCRDKGVIFHVDAAQSAGKVNIDLSKLKIDLMSFSAHKIYGPKGIGALYVRRKPRIRLQPLFHGGGQERGIRAGTLPTHQIVGMGEAFKLANSEMKNDFKTISSFRDLLWNGLKDMEEIYINGCLETGYPGIFNLSFNFVEGESLIMALKNIAVSSGSACTSASLEPSYVLRALGRPDELAHSSIRFSFGRFTKKEEVEFTINLVKDSVSQLREISPLWEMYQDGVDLDKIEWA; via the coding sequence ATGAAACCTCTATATTTCGATTACGCCTCTACTACCCCTGTTGATCAAAGGGTAATAGAAAAAATGAAGTCTTGCTTATCTATAGATGGTAATTTTGGAAATCCTGGATCAAGATCTCATGCTTTTGGATGGCAGGCAGAAGAGCTTGTTGAAGAAGCTAGAATTAATGTTGCTGAACTTTTAAATTGCGATCCTCGTGAAATAATTTGGACCTCTGGTGCTACTGAGTCGGATAACCTAGCTATAAAGGGTGCAGCATATTTTTATAAGGATAAGGGTAAACATATTATTACTTCAAAAATAGAACATAAAGCTGTCCTAGATACATGCAGACAGCTTGAGAGTGAAGGATTCGAAGTTACATATCTTGAAACAAATGAAAAGGGTCTAGTTTCTCTTGAATCTATTGAAAACAACCTAAGAGATGACACATCGCTAGTAAGTTTGATGCACATTAATAATGAAATTGGCGTTCTGAATGACATAGATGAAATTGGAGAATTATGCAGAGATAAGGGAGTTATATTTCATGTCGATGCGGCACAAAGCGCAGGAAAAGTTAACATTGATCTCTCAAAATTAAAAATAGATCTTATGTCCTTCTCGGCACATAAGATTTATGGTCCCAAAGGGATCGGCGCATTGTATGTTAGAAGAAAGCCTAGAATAAGATTACAACCACTTTTTCATGGTGGAGGTCAGGAGAGAGGTATTAGAGCAGGAACATTACCAACACATCAAATTGTTGGTATGGGTGAGGCCTTCAAATTAGCTAATTCAGAAATGAAAAATGATTTTAAAACCATTTCTTCTTTTCGAGATCTTTTGTGGAACGGATTAAAAGACATGGAAGAAATTTACATTAATGGTTGCTTGGAAACTGGATATCCTGGAATTTTTAATCTTTCTTTTAACTTTGTTGAAGGGGAGTCTCTAATAATGGCTTTAAAGAACATCGCAGTTTCCTCTGGTTCTGCTTGCACTTCGGCAAGCCTAGAGCCGTCTTATGTCCTAAGAGCCTTGGGTAGACCTGATGAATTAGCTCATAGCTCTATTAGGTTTTCTTTCGGAAGGTTCACTAAAAAAGAGGAAGTTGAATTTACAATTAACCTTGTTAAAGATTCGGTTTCCCAACTTAGAGAAATATCTCCTCTATGGGAAATGTATCAAGATGGCGTAGATTTAGATAAAATAGAGTGGGCGTAG
- a CDS encoding helix-turn-helix domain-containing protein, translating to MKKAWISKIREVRKIKNLSIEEASKAINVPVAFLKNLEKEKFKKLPPAVYTKFHIKKYFDLLEVNADECLKDYESYISKKKKKNEDKDTKKREALESKNLNNYLLVSFGSLFAVGLFLFFIFSNPSTEITSSDINSEELLLENFDLSSDQEAKIYESLPEKLIQEDSEEKYSNFTPLEDIPLKLNLEIVGESWIVLEDKNERLLYELMQTGSYELRGVPPFSFKVGYAPAVKIFISDKELNFKKFINRSSNFASFYTINGYDVEKN from the coding sequence ATGAAAAAAGCTTGGATCTCTAAAATCAGAGAGGTCAGAAAAATAAAAAATTTATCAATAGAGGAAGCTTCTAAGGCTATTAATGTTCCTGTAGCCTTCTTAAAAAATTTAGAAAAAGAAAAATTCAAAAAGCTTCCTCCAGCGGTTTATACGAAATTTCATATAAAAAAATATTTTGATCTTCTTGAAGTCAATGCAGATGAATGTCTCAAGGATTACGAAAGTTATATTTCTAAAAAAAAGAAAAAAAATGAAGATAAGGATACAAAAAAAAGAGAAGCTCTTGAATCTAAAAATTTGAATAACTACCTTCTAGTTTCTTTTGGATCTCTTTTTGCAGTTGGACTTTTTTTATTTTTTATTTTTTCAAACCCTTCAACTGAAATAACTTCATCGGATATAAATAGTGAAGAATTACTTTTAGAAAATTTTGATTTAAGCTCTGATCAAGAAGCAAAAATTTATGAGTCTTTACCAGAAAAGCTAATTCAGGAAGATTCCGAGGAAAAGTACTCTAATTTTACTCCCCTAGAAGATATACCTTTGAAGCTAAACTTAGAGATAGTAGGAGAAAGTTGGATTGTATTAGAAGATAAAAATGAAAGATTGCTTTACGAACTTATGCAAACAGGTTCCTATGAGCTTAGAGGCGTTCCGCCATTCTCCTTTAAAGTAGGATATGCTCCGGCAGTGAAAATATTTATTTCTGACAAAGAATTGAATTTTAAAAAATTTATAAATAGAAGTTCAAATTTTGCTTCTTTCTATACAATAAATGGATATGATGTCGAAAAAAACTGA
- the ispG gene encoding flavodoxin-dependent (E)-4-hydroxy-3-methylbut-2-enyl-diphosphate synthase yields MSKKTEIKRRKSKKIFVGKVAVGGSSPISVQSMTNTDTEDVKATVNQITSLETAGADLIRVSTPTMSSVEAFKEIKKLTNVPLIADIHFDYKIALEVAKAGADCLRINPGNIGSETKVNAVIKCAEDHDIPIRIGVNAGSLEKKLQKKYGEPCPEALVESAMGHVEILKKNNFENFKLSIKASDIDLMTESYRLIAKEIDQPLHLGLTEAGGFRSGTVKSTIAISQLLKEGIGDTLRVSLASDPVNEIKVGFDILKSLKLRKKGINFIACPSCSRQNFDVIKTMNELEVRLEDIKESIDVAVIGCYVNGPGESKAAHVGLTGASPKSLIYVDGTPDEKISNDQIVDRIEKKVRIKIKEMASKKEKLIASS; encoded by the coding sequence ATGTCGAAAAAAACTGAAATTAAAAGAAGAAAATCGAAAAAAATCTTCGTTGGCAAGGTAGCGGTTGGTGGCAGCTCTCCCATCTCAGTTCAGAGCATGACAAATACTGATACCGAAGATGTTAAAGCCACAGTAAACCAAATAACCTCCCTTGAAACCGCCGGGGCCGATTTAATTAGAGTTTCTACGCCTACAATGTCTTCGGTAGAGGCTTTTAAAGAAATTAAAAAATTAACAAACGTCCCTTTGATAGCTGACATTCATTTTGATTATAAAATTGCATTGGAAGTCGCTAAGGCAGGAGCTGATTGTTTGAGAATTAATCCAGGAAATATAGGATCGGAAACAAAAGTAAATGCTGTAATAAAATGTGCCGAAGATCATGATATCCCAATAAGAATAGGAGTAAACGCAGGGTCGCTTGAAAAAAAACTCCAAAAGAAATACGGAGAACCTTGCCCCGAAGCCTTAGTTGAATCGGCTATGGGCCATGTTGAAATTTTGAAGAAAAATAACTTTGAAAACTTTAAGTTAAGTATCAAAGCATCCGATATAGATTTAATGACCGAAAGTTATCGTTTAATTGCAAAAGAAATAGATCAACCACTACATCTTGGTTTAACAGAGGCAGGAGGCTTTAGGTCTGGTACCGTTAAATCAACAATAGCAATCAGCCAATTATTAAAAGAAGGAATTGGAGATACGCTTAGAGTTTCTTTAGCCTCAGATCCAGTCAATGAAATAAAAGTTGGATTTGACATACTCAAATCTTTAAAACTAAGAAAAAAAGGAATAAATTTTATTGCTTGTCCAAGTTGTTCTAGGCAAAACTTTGATGTCATTAAAACGATGAATGAGTTAGAAGTGAGGCTTGAAGATATAAAAGAAAGTATCGATGTCGCAGTCATAGGCTGTTATGTTAACGGTCCTGGCGAATCTAAGGCGGCTCATGTAGGCCTCACCGGGGCGAGTCCGAAAAGTTTAATTTATGTTGATGGAACTCCAGATGAGAAAATAAGTAATGATCAAATAGTTGATCGAATAGAAAAAAAAGTAAGGATAAAGATTAAGGAAATGGCTTCAAAAAAAGAAAAATTAATTGCAAGCTCCTAA
- a CDS encoding 2-oxoacid:acceptor oxidoreductase subunit alpha: protein MFNPKVLDSIQSTNDFVIKFANVNGTGSASANQMFAKAIFRMGIPVSPKNIFPSNIQGLPTWFEVRVSEKGYLGQRGGVDISVAMNPQSYSKDIEEISEGGYLLYDSTWKRNFNRDDINIIEIPLTQLCVDTFKNPKQRALFKNIAYVGALSALMEIEYEVLESIISEQFINKPALIEPNIKALNLGRDYVLENLDYPIGIKLSRKNLLENKILISGNEAAGLGAVYGGATFCSWYPITPSTSLAEGYEKYAKKYRVHEKSGKNLYASVQAEDELAAVGMAIGANWNGARGFTATSGPGISLMSEFLGLAYFAEIPLVVFNVQRGGPSTGMPTRTQQSDVLACAYASHGDTKHVLLFPADPKDCFDFSAKAFDLADQLQTPVFVVSDLDMGMNDWVCDKFEWDDTVSYNKGKVLDYEALEKIDSFGRYLDSDNDGICYRTYPGTHPEKGAYFTRGTSHDEYARYTEDGNINAQTLTRLMRKFRTATDLVPEPIIEINGEDSCGVIYYGSSKPAVLEAKDILKTKNINLDLMQIRSFPFNLDVWEFIANHDRIYVVEQNRDSQMRTLIMAEGGISAEILRPLVHFTGDPIEASYIVNKISEREVNYKSHKNIKER from the coding sequence ATGTTCAATCCTAAAGTACTAGATTCAATACAATCTACTAATGATTTTGTAATTAAATTTGCAAACGTTAATGGAACTGGCTCAGCAAGTGCAAATCAAATGTTTGCTAAGGCGATTTTTAGAATGGGCATTCCAGTTAGTCCGAAAAATATTTTTCCTTCTAATATTCAGGGATTGCCAACATGGTTTGAAGTTAGAGTAAGTGAAAAAGGATACTTGGGGCAAAGAGGTGGAGTTGATATTTCAGTAGCAATGAATCCTCAAAGCTACTCCAAGGATATAGAAGAAATATCTGAAGGTGGCTATCTTTTATATGACTCAACTTGGAAAAGAAATTTCAACAGAGATGACATTAACATTATTGAGATTCCATTGACTCAGCTATGTGTCGATACCTTTAAAAATCCAAAACAAAGAGCGCTTTTCAAAAATATTGCTTATGTTGGTGCATTATCTGCTTTGATGGAAATTGAATATGAAGTTTTAGAATCAATTATTTCAGAACAATTTATTAATAAACCTGCCTTGATAGAACCAAACATCAAGGCATTAAATTTAGGAAGAGACTATGTTCTTGAAAACTTGGATTATCCAATTGGAATAAAATTATCAAGAAAAAATCTTCTGGAGAATAAAATTCTTATATCTGGAAACGAAGCAGCCGGTCTAGGCGCAGTATATGGTGGAGCAACATTTTGTTCTTGGTACCCTATCACTCCCTCCACTTCTCTTGCTGAAGGTTATGAAAAGTATGCAAAAAAATACAGAGTTCATGAAAAAAGTGGGAAAAACCTTTATGCAAGTGTACAAGCTGAAGACGAGCTTGCTGCTGTTGGAATGGCCATAGGGGCTAACTGGAACGGTGCTAGAGGTTTTACAGCCACGAGTGGTCCAGGAATTTCTTTAATGAGTGAATTCTTGGGTTTAGCTTATTTTGCTGAAATTCCTCTAGTAGTTTTTAATGTGCAAAGAGGTGGTCCCTCCACAGGCATGCCAACAAGAACGCAACAATCAGACGTTTTAGCCTGCGCATATGCTTCTCATGGAGATACCAAACATGTGTTACTTTTTCCAGCAGATCCTAAAGATTGTTTTGATTTTTCTGCGAAAGCATTTGATCTTGCTGACCAACTTCAAACTCCAGTATTTGTTGTCAGTGATTTAGATATGGGTATGAATGATTGGGTTTGTGACAAGTTTGAATGGGACGATACTGTTTCTTACAACAAGGGAAAAGTTTTAGATTATGAAGCGCTTGAGAAAATTGACTCTTTCGGAAGATATCTGGACTCTGATAATGATGGTATTTGTTACAGAACCTATCCGGGCACCCACCCTGAAAAAGGAGCTTATTTTACTAGAGGAACTTCACATGACGAATATGCTAGATATACTGAAGATGGAAATATAAACGCTCAAACCCTCACAAGATTGATGAGAAAATTTAGAACTGCTACTGATTTAGTTCCTGAGCCAATAATTGAAATTAATGGTGAAGACAGTTGTGGGGTGATTTACTACGGCAGTTCAAAACCTGCTGTATTAGAAGCCAAAGATATATTGAAAACTAAAAATATTAATTTAGATCTGATGCAAATTAGGTCTTTTCCTTTTAATCTAGATGTTTGGGAGTTCATTGCTAATCATGATCGAATTTATGTTGTGGAGCAAAATAGAGACAGTCAAATGAGAACTTTAATCATGGCTGAAGGAGGAATTTCAGCAGAGATTTTAAGGCCTCTGGTTCATTTCACTGGAGACCCTATTGAGGCTTCATACATTGTGAATAAAATTTCGGAGAGAGAAGTTAATTACAAATCTCATAAGAATATTAAAGAAAGATAA